A genomic segment from Nitrospira sp. SG-bin1 encodes:
- a CDS encoding nitric oxide reductase, whose product MGWMALAIIAGLIVYFQMSISDPVAKKRAVFKTFIGLVSCFLLFMAIANYKNNFYGENRLLPVSLVMITVTTFVMALYFTNLSALLRIGGFMFFVAAFLSGYGNWLPQVEGGFPPVEEKKTWDSMTPQQLADEGEKIIFGGVGKNKEQGAIGKGQCPLCHAFHAGMLGERAPNLLGLPTRKERLEDPKYSKGDPSKREYSVKEAFPGSGTAENVQEYIAESHACPSCYVVAGYGVKGTNDKESPMPAIHKPPISLSLPELAAVDTWMYLREGVEPPSFEEIVKSYEKFIPEADRPKQQEEKAAGATSLMADGSEPVDQIFAKAQCVSCHTIPGIPGAMGTIGPKLEEGTTAPQRIKDPTYKGTAKSATEYIMESIVDPSAFVVKPFPDNTMPKVFGQKLSAGALKKIVDYLSQVKTGAPPPKIS is encoded by the coding sequence ATGGGCTGGATGGCTCTAGCTATCATCGCGGGGCTGATAGTGTACTTCCAGATGTCCATCAGTGACCCCGTCGCAAAGAAACGGGCTGTTTTTAAGACCTTCATCGGGCTGGTCTCTTGTTTTCTTTTGTTCATGGCGATCGCCAATTATAAGAACAATTTTTATGGCGAGAATCGGCTTTTACCCGTGTCCCTGGTGATGATCACCGTGACCACCTTCGTTATGGCGTTGTACTTCACCAACTTGAGCGCCTTGCTTCGGATTGGCGGGTTCATGTTTTTTGTAGCTGCATTTCTGTCGGGCTATGGAAACTGGCTCCCTCAAGTTGAAGGTGGATTTCCGCCGGTAGAAGAAAAGAAGACCTGGGACTCCATGACGCCCCAGCAGTTGGCCGACGAAGGTGAGAAGATTATCTTCGGCGGTGTCGGAAAAAATAAGGAGCAGGGCGCGATCGGGAAGGGACAATGTCCGCTCTGTCATGCCTTCCATGCGGGCATGCTCGGTGAGCGTGCGCCGAATTTGTTGGGTCTTCCCACTCGGAAGGAACGTTTAGAAGATCCGAAATATTCCAAAGGTGATCCGTCAAAGCGTGAGTACTCCGTCAAGGAAGCGTTCCCTGGTTCAGGTACCGCTGAAAACGTACAGGAATACATTGCAGAGTCGCATGCATGTCCTAGTTGTTATGTCGTGGCTGGGTATGGAGTGAAGGGTACCAACGATAAGGAAAGCCCCATGCCGGCCATTCATAAGCCGCCGATCTCTCTAAGTCTTCCGGAACTTGCGGCCGTTGATACATGGATGTATCTCCGCGAGGGGGTAGAGCCGCCGTCCTTCGAAGAGATTGTTAAATCCTACGAAAAGTTTATCCCGGAAGCGGATCGTCCGAAGCAGCAAGAGGAGAAGGCCGCTGGCGCTACGTCTCTGATGGCTGACGGATCGGAGCCGGTTGATCAGATCTTTGCAAAGGCTCAATGTGTGTCGTGCCATACGATCCCAGGTATTCCAGGTGCTATGGGCACAATTGGTCCAAAGCTGGAGGAAGGAACCACGGCTCCCCAACGCATCAAAGATCCTACGTATAAGGGCACTGCCAAGTCTGCGACTGAATACATTATGGAGTCCATCGTCGATCCAAGCGCCTTTGTCGTGAAGCCATTTCCAGACAACACCATGCCGAAGGTCTTCGGCCAAAAGTTGAGCGCTGGTGCATTGAAAAAAATCGTCGATTATTTATCACAAGTAAAAACCGGGGCGCCGCCGCCGAAGATTTCATAG